One Maribacter dokdonensis DSW-8 DNA window includes the following coding sequences:
- a CDS encoding transglutaminase family protein — translation MALKVAIKHKTKYIYDRSINLSPHIFRLRPAPHSRTPIEAYSIKIKPENHFFNWQQDPFGNYLARIVFPDKTTELSIDVEIIADLKTINPFDFFVEEAVEEFPFKYSDEAKKELLPYLEKVESGPLLKEWLSKIDLTPQRSIDFLIGLNSKLYNYLDYTLRMEPGVQTCEETLEAKLGSCRDFAWLLVQTLRHLGLAARFVSGYLVQLKSDEKSLDGPSGPEEDFTDLHAWAEVYLPGAGWIGLDATSGLFTGEGHIPLACTPSYESAAPVSGFSDFAETTFEFENSVTRIFESPRVTKPYTDEQWQAIYDLGFKVEEELQANDVRLTMGGEPTFVSIDDMESEEWNTAADGQHKRELASKLSIRLLEVFGKGGLLHHAQGKWYPGEVLPRWLIGIHWRKDGKPIWNDPSLLASFSEEYKMPRNITKRFLKALGGYLGCKTNSVMPAYEDAFYFLWEEGKLPVDVNPKKYNKDDGHLRRKLGEILENGIGEVVGHVYPLTKKNNKWLTNKWKFRNKHLFLTPGNSAIGLRLPLGALPQDPPIPSEPTAEVELFEPSPDLPKPGDALEKRLKLKSIGHPRKHPYVRTAICAEVRENKLFLYLPPLDSAEDFLDLVASIEATAKELKVPVILEGYEPPRDNRLEVLKVTPDPGVIEVNVHPAKNWQELTDNTLTLYAEAKQARLGTEKFMLDGKHTGTGGGNHVTLGGVTPADSPLLRNPQLLRSLLTFWQHHPGLSYLFSGAFIGPTSQAPRVDEARLENLYELEIAFSQIPDDKEVPFWITDRLFRHLLTDITGNTHRAEFCIDKLYSPDSSSGRLGILELRAFDMPPHAQMSLMQMLLVRTLVSWFWKKPYKHKLVRWGTELHDKFLLEHYVKEDIKDIVEQLNEAGYPFKLDWFDPFFEFRFPLYGMVDVNTIQMELRMAIEPWNVLGEEMTGGGTSRYVDSSLERVQVKVNNFNEKRYSLTCNGVKIELSSTGTKGEYVAGVRFKAWEPWSALHPTIGVDTPLVFDIVDDWNKKSIGGCTYFVAHPGGRSYDTYPVNSLEAESRRINRFWDIGMTQDEVTPTELVASTNFTGRMVEPKKGSNTFAYKEMPVNPEYPHVTDLRKK, via the coding sequence ATGGCATTAAAAGTTGCAATTAAACACAAGACCAAGTATATCTACGATAGAAGTATAAATCTATCGCCACATATTTTTAGATTGCGTCCGGCACCACATAGTAGAACTCCAATAGAGGCTTATTCAATTAAAATTAAACCTGAAAATCATTTTTTTAATTGGCAACAAGATCCTTTTGGAAATTATTTGGCACGAATTGTTTTTCCCGATAAAACCACTGAGCTGTCTATTGATGTAGAAATTATAGCCGATTTAAAAACGATCAATCCGTTCGATTTTTTTGTTGAGGAAGCTGTAGAGGAATTTCCATTTAAATATTCCGATGAGGCTAAGAAAGAACTTTTACCCTATTTGGAAAAAGTAGAGAGTGGTCCGTTATTGAAAGAGTGGTTGTCAAAGATAGATTTGACTCCGCAAAGAAGTATAGATTTTTTAATTGGGCTAAATAGCAAATTGTATAATTACTTGGATTATACGTTGAGAATGGAGCCCGGGGTACAAACCTGTGAAGAAACCTTAGAGGCTAAGTTGGGCTCTTGTAGGGATTTTGCATGGTTACTAGTGCAAACACTTCGTCATTTAGGTTTGGCGGCTCGCTTTGTTTCCGGGTATTTGGTACAATTAAAATCCGATGAAAAATCACTGGATGGTCCTTCTGGTCCAGAAGAGGATTTTACCGATCTTCATGCATGGGCAGAAGTATATTTGCCCGGTGCCGGATGGATCGGTCTAGACGCCACATCTGGTTTGTTTACGGGAGAAGGTCATATTCCATTGGCATGTACACCATCTTATGAAAGTGCCGCACCGGTAAGCGGATTCAGTGATTTTGCTGAAACTACCTTTGAATTTGAAAATTCGGTTACTAGAATTTTTGAATCGCCACGTGTAACCAAGCCCTACACAGATGAACAATGGCAAGCAATCTATGATCTTGGTTTTAAGGTAGAGGAAGAATTGCAGGCCAATGATGTTCGTTTAACTATGGGTGGCGAACCTACATTTGTCTCTATAGATGATATGGAATCTGAGGAGTGGAATACCGCTGCAGATGGTCAACACAAAAGGGAACTGGCTAGCAAACTTTCCATCAGGCTACTAGAGGTATTTGGTAAAGGGGGGCTCTTGCACCACGCACAGGGTAAATGGTATCCTGGAGAGGTCTTGCCGCGTTGGCTCATTGGTATCCACTGGCGCAAAGACGGAAAACCCATTTGGAACGATCCAAGTTTATTGGCATCTTTTTCTGAGGAATATAAAATGCCCAGAAATATTACCAAACGATTTTTAAAGGCTTTAGGTGGCTATTTGGGTTGTAAGACCAACAGTGTAATGCCAGCCTATGAAGATGCCTTTTACTTTTTATGGGAAGAAGGAAAATTACCGGTAGATGTCAATCCTAAAAAATACAATAAAGATGATGGTCACCTACGTAGAAAATTGGGTGAAATATTGGAAAATGGAATTGGTGAAGTAGTAGGTCACGTATATCCTTTGACCAAAAAGAACAATAAATGGCTTACGAACAAATGGAAGTTTAGAAATAAACATTTGTTTCTTACACCCGGTAATTCCGCTATAGGACTTCGTTTGCCTTTGGGGGCATTGCCCCAAGACCCGCCAATCCCTTCAGAACCAACGGCAGAGGTAGAGTTGTTTGAACCCTCGCCGGATTTGCCAAAACCTGGCGATGCATTGGAAAAACGGTTGAAATTAAAATCTATAGGTCACCCAAGAAAGCACCCATATGTGCGTACGGCAATTTGTGCAGAGGTCAGGGAGAATAAATTATTTCTTTATTTGCCTCCGTTAGATAGTGCCGAAGACTTTTTGGACTTGGTGGCAAGTATAGAAGCTACGGCAAAAGAATTGAAAGTTCCGGTGATTCTAGAAGGCTATGAACCACCACGTGATAATAGGTTAGAAGTTTTAAAGGTGACCCCTGATCCTGGTGTTATTGAGGTAAACGTACATCCTGCGAAAAACTGGCAAGAACTTACCGATAATACGTTAACGTTATATGCCGAAGCAAAGCAGGCCCGTTTAGGAACCGAAAAATTTATGCTAGATGGTAAGCACACCGGAACGGGTGGTGGTAATCACGTTACCTTGGGCGGTGTAACTCCGGCTGATAGTCCGTTATTACGTAACCCGCAGTTATTACGAAGTCTTTTGACTTTTTGGCAGCATCACCCTGGGCTATCCTATTTGTTCTCAGGTGCATTTATAGGGCCTACTAGTCAGGCTCCACGAGTAGATGAGGCAAGGTTAGAGAACTTGTATGAACTTGAAATTGCCTTTTCGCAAATACCAGATGATAAAGAGGTCCCGTTTTGGATCACTGACCGTCTGTTCAGACATCTGTTGACGGACATAACAGGGAATACCCATAGAGCGGAGTTTTGTATAGATAAATTATACTCTCCGGATTCTTCGTCCGGGCGCTTGGGTATCTTGGAGCTACGTGCTTTTGATATGCCTCCTCATGCGCAAATGAGCTTAATGCAAATGTTGTTGGTGCGTACGTTGGTATCATGGTTTTGGAAAAAACCGTACAAACACAAATTGGTGCGTTGGGGTACGGAATTGCATGACAAATTCTTGCTGGAGCATTATGTAAAAGAAGATATCAAGGATATTGTAGAGCAGTTGAACGAAGCGGGATATCCGTTCAAATTAGATTGGTTTGATCCCTTCTTTGAATTCCGTTTCCCGTTGTACGGTATGGTAGATGTCAATACCATACAAATGGAATTGCGTATGGCCATAGAACCGTGGAATGTACTTGGTGAGGAAATGACCGGTGGCGGAACATCCCGTTATGTAGATTCTTCATTAGAACGTGTACAGGTAAAAGTCAATAATTTTAATGAAAAGCGATACTCGTTAACGTGTAATGGAGTTAAAATTGAATTGAGTTCTACAGGGACAAAGGGCGAGTACGTAGCGGGAGTGCGTTTTAAGGCCTGGGAACCGTGGTCCGCCTTACACCCGACTATTGGGGTAGATACTCCGTTGGTATTTGATATAGTTGATGATTGGAACAAAAAGTCGATTGGCGGCTGTACCTATTTTGTGGCACACCCAGGTGGTAGGTCGTATGACACCTATCCGGTAAATAGCTTAGAAGCAGAATCGCGCAGAATTAATAGATTTTGGGATATTGGCATGACACAAGATGAGGTAACACCTACAGAATTAGTGGCCTCAACAAATTTTACGGGCAGAATGGTAGAACCTAAGAAAGGTTCAAATACATTTGCATACAAAGAGATGCCGGTCAACCCAGAGTATCCACATGTAACAGATTTGCGTAAGAAGTAA
- a CDS encoding bifunctional 4-hydroxy-2-oxoglutarate aldolase/2-dehydro-3-deoxy-phosphogluconate aldolase — protein sequence MAQYSRIEVANVMKESGMVPLFYHPDIELGKKVLQACYDGGARLMEFTARGDFAFEVFSELNKYAIKNLPGMIMGVGSITDAAAASYYMSIGANFIVTPSLREDIAIVCNRRKVLWSPGCGSLTEINKAEEMGCEIVKLFPGSLYGPGFVKGIKGPQPWTSIMPTGGVSTDEGNLKGWFDAGVTCVGMGSQLISKDILNNKDYAGLEALVKETLATIKKLRS from the coding sequence ATGGCACAATATTCAAGAATAGAAGTAGCAAATGTAATGAAGGAATCTGGTATGGTACCTTTGTTCTACCACCCAGACATTGAGTTAGGTAAAAAGGTTTTACAAGCTTGTTATGATGGTGGTGCACGTTTAATGGAATTTACCGCTCGTGGCGATTTCGCTTTTGAAGTATTTTCCGAATTAAACAAATACGCTATTAAGAACTTACCCGGTATGATTATGGGTGTAGGTTCTATAACCGATGCAGCTGCAGCATCATACTACATGTCTATAGGCGCAAATTTTATTGTAACTCCATCTTTAAGAGAAGATATTGCTATAGTTTGTAACCGTAGAAAAGTGTTATGGTCTCCTGGTTGCGGTTCATTGACCGAAATCAACAAAGCCGAAGAAATGGGCTGTGAGATCGTAAAATTATTCCCTGGTTCTCTATATGGCCCTGGTTTTGTAAAAGGTATTAAAGGACCTCAACCATGGACCAGCATTATGCCTACCGGTGGCGTAAGTACAGATGAAGGCAACCTAAAAGGTTGGTTTGATGCAGGCGTTACCTGTGTTGGTATGGGATCACAATTGATCAGCAAAGATATCTTAAACAATAAAGATTACGCAGGTTTAGAAGCTTTGGTAAAAGAAACCTTGGCTACTATCAAGAAATTAAGATCATAA
- a CDS encoding circularly permuted type 2 ATP-grasp protein, with protein MPTTKTTWFNNYDTQQGNDEMYSLNNGIKPYWSKLLTSFDTLGVTGLTARQKDIDWLLSENGVTYNVYNDPQGMHRPWNLNVVPFMLHQNEWAEVEEGLKQRAELLNLVLKDVYGDRKLIKNGIVPYEVIYGHRGFLRQCSGMELQLEQYLSIYAADLCRGTDGRLWVVNDRTEAPSGMGYALENRSTTSRILPDLYAEMKVKRLSGFFQEFNQMLIDAAPGKKENPNIVILTPGSHNETYFEHAYMASFLGYPLVQGNDMVVRDGFLWMKSLQGLKQIDVVLRRVDDAFTDPLELREDSHLGVAGLLDVVRRNNVAVINPIGSGVIENPGLIPFMPAIAKFFMDEELKLPQIASWWCGQEKERNFVLDNISKLVIKRIDRTNRESIYFGELMSAEALDELKKVILERPYRFVAQERINFSTAPNFTNDKLAPRNVVARAFCIASKKEYSVMPGGLVRVAPDGETVRVSNQRGGTSKDFWILDDEPIVEEKNRHWQQKSSIAISGLNDLPSLTAENLYWAGRYVGRTLVNARFLRTVMRQMAIVQNRNEKPDSEKLKVLFKAVTQLTGTYPGFVERSKDGKLAMDNPYEEMLSVILDKNRVGSLAHTISMFGNSYYSIRNLWSSDMWRVFENIQKIWNSLVDGDDHSINKILKVLNQLITRLIAFMGLIEESIMVQQGLLLYFIGLQLEQSSLNITKCRALLTIKYDEQVEYDLLEYLLTSHESLNIYRYSYRSHIELAHVLDLVVLDLDYARSLTFMINRLQKDIARLPHSKHDHQLSNYQKFVFEAFSKLRLAESSKLVQTKSETDVTREQLDTLLKELSDLLYKTSQSISNTYFNHTDKQTQLFTQSFPI; from the coding sequence ATGCCAACAACAAAAACCACGTGGTTCAATAATTATGATACCCAACAGGGCAATGATGAAATGTATTCATTGAACAATGGTATAAAACCCTATTGGAGTAAACTATTGACCAGTTTTGATACCTTGGGGGTCACGGGCCTAACGGCACGTCAAAAAGATATAGACTGGTTATTGTCAGAAAATGGGGTCACTTATAATGTATACAACGATCCACAGGGTATGCATAGACCTTGGAACCTTAATGTGGTTCCTTTTATGCTGCACCAAAATGAGTGGGCAGAGGTAGAAGAAGGGTTAAAGCAAAGGGCAGAACTGCTCAACTTGGTGTTAAAAGATGTCTACGGCGACCGAAAATTAATAAAAAATGGTATTGTACCCTATGAAGTAATTTATGGGCATAGGGGTTTTCTTAGGCAGTGTTCCGGTATGGAGCTTCAGTTAGAACAGTATTTATCTATCTATGCCGCAGATTTATGTCGTGGAACGGATGGGCGTTTATGGGTGGTAAATGACAGGACAGAAGCACCTTCTGGTATGGGGTATGCTCTAGAGAATAGATCCACGACCAGTAGAATTTTGCCGGATTTATATGCGGAAATGAAAGTGAAGCGTTTATCCGGATTTTTTCAGGAATTCAATCAAATGCTTATTGATGCCGCACCTGGGAAAAAGGAAAATCCGAATATTGTGATTCTTACACCGGGCTCACATAACGAAACCTATTTTGAACATGCCTATATGGCGTCTTTCTTAGGGTATCCATTGGTACAAGGTAATGATATGGTGGTGCGAGATGGCTTTCTTTGGATGAAGTCTTTACAAGGCTTAAAGCAAATCGATGTGGTATTGCGTAGGGTAGACGATGCCTTTACCGATCCCTTGGAACTACGGGAGGATTCACATTTGGGCGTAGCCGGATTATTGGATGTTGTACGAAGAAACAATGTAGCGGTCATAAACCCCATAGGAAGTGGAGTAATTGAAAATCCGGGATTGATTCCGTTTATGCCGGCCATAGCAAAATTCTTTATGGATGAGGAATTAAAATTACCTCAGATCGCATCATGGTGGTGCGGACAAGAAAAGGAAAGAAATTTTGTTTTGGATAACATTTCAAAATTGGTCATAAAAAGAATAGATCGTACCAACAGGGAAAGTATCTATTTTGGAGAACTAATGAGTGCGGAAGCATTGGATGAACTTAAAAAAGTCATTTTGGAGCGTCCCTATCGTTTTGTTGCACAGGAACGCATTAATTTCTCAACGGCTCCCAATTTTACCAATGATAAATTAGCGCCAAGAAATGTTGTGGCAAGAGCATTTTGCATTGCGTCTAAAAAAGAATATTCCGTAATGCCAGGTGGTTTGGTTAGGGTGGCACCAGATGGCGAGACGGTAAGAGTGTCTAATCAAAGAGGTGGCACCAGTAAAGATTTTTGGATATTGGACGATGAACCCATTGTGGAAGAAAAAAATAGGCATTGGCAGCAAAAATCATCTATTGCCATTTCGGGTCTAAATGATTTGCCCAGCTTAACGGCAGAGAATTTATATTGGGCGGGGCGCTATGTAGGGCGTACATTAGTAAATGCACGTTTTTTACGTACGGTAATGCGACAAATGGCCATAGTGCAGAACAGAAACGAAAAACCCGATTCTGAAAAACTTAAAGTGCTTTTTAAAGCGGTTACACAATTAACGGGTACCTATCCTGGCTTCGTAGAAAGGTCAAAAGATGGCAAATTGGCCATGGATAATCCGTATGAGGAAATGTTGTCCGTAATTTTAGATAAGAATAGGGTGGGCAGTCTGGCGCATACCATAAGTATGTTCGGAAACTCCTATTATTCCATCCGTAATTTATGGTCCTCGGATATGTGGCGCGTATTTGAGAATATTCAAAAAATTTGGAACTCCTTGGTAGATGGTGATGATCACTCCATAAATAAAATTCTTAAAGTCCTAAATCAATTGATTACACGTTTAATTGCATTTATGGGGCTTATTGAAGAAAGTATCATGGTGCAACAAGGTTTGCTATTATACTTTATAGGATTGCAATTGGAGCAAAGTAGTTTGAATATTACTAAATGTAGGGCCTTATTGACCATAAAATATGATGAACAGGTAGAGTATGATTTGTTGGAGTACCTGTTAACCAGTCATGAAAGCCTTAATATATACAGGTACAGTTACCGCTCTCATATAGAGTTGGCACATGTGTTGGATCTAGTGGTGTTAGATCTGGATTATGCACGTTCATTGACCTTTATGATCAATAGATTGCAAAAAGATATTGCAAGATTGCCACACTCCAAACATGACCATCAATTAAGTAACTATCAAAAATTTGTATTTGAGGCATTTTCAAAGTTAAGATTGGCAGAGTCTTCTAAGCTGGTTCAGACAAAATCTGAAACAGATGTTACAAGAGAGCAGTTAGATACCCTTTTAAAAGAACTTTCTGATTTATTGTATAAAACCTCACAATCTATATCCAACACCTATTTTAATCATACGGACAAGCAAACACAATTGTTTACACAGTCATTTCCCATTTAA
- a CDS encoding response regulator, with translation MFKKVLIAEDMEDINKGVFSLLTELGVSQIDQVQYCDDAYLKVKRADLDSVPFDLVISDLSFKVDHRSQTYPSGQALVAKLKSDFPSLKVIVYSVEDRLQAVRTLFNQHDIDAYVCKSRTGLKNLTQAICEVAKDGKFLSPEVSNVFSAENELEIDDYDISLLDNLSKGLSQDEISALYKKENISPASLSSIEKRLNKLRIQFNANNAIHLVAIVKDLGLI, from the coding sequence ATGTTCAAAAAAGTTTTAATTGCGGAGGATATGGAAGACATCAACAAAGGTGTATTTTCATTACTGACCGAATTGGGTGTTTCACAAATAGATCAAGTTCAATATTGCGATGATGCCTATTTAAAAGTAAAAAGGGCGGATTTGGATTCGGTCCCGTTTGATCTTGTAATATCGGACCTATCATTTAAGGTGGACCACAGGTCACAGACTTACCCATCAGGGCAGGCTTTAGTGGCTAAACTAAAGTCAGATTTCCCTTCTCTAAAAGTCATTGTATATTCTGTTGAAGATCGCTTGCAAGCTGTGCGCACTCTCTTTAACCAGCATGATATAGATGCATATGTTTGCAAAAGCAGAACCGGACTTAAAAATTTGACCCAAGCTATTTGTGAAGTTGCTAAAGATGGAAAGTTCTTATCCCCAGAAGTTTCAAATGTATTTAGTGCCGAGAACGAACTGGAAATTGATGACTACGATATTTCACTTTTAGACAACCTTAGTAAAGGCTTATCTCAAGATGAGATCAGCGCACTCTATAAAAAAGAGAATATTTCACCTGCTAGCCTAAGTTCAATTGAAAAAAGATTGAACAAATTGCGAATACAATTCAACGCCAATAATGCCATTCACCTTGTGGCCATCGTAAAAGATTTAGGGCTAATCTAA
- a CDS encoding transglutaminase family protein: MIFNITHITKYDYNAPVSYCHNIATLRPRESKGQELLDYAIEISPEPAEITERKDFFGNYITRFSIQTEHRTLKVTTKSKIKREYAQYHESFNSGECKNITMNHALAALQGMDAETLEAKQYVLESIFIRRTDKAIRNYAELSFKGDRSVFEAAYELMQRIYTDFDFDSEFSTISTPIEEVMKEKKGVCQDFAQIAIACIRSVGLPARYISGYIETLPAPGKEKLIGADASHAWFAIYIPGFGWVDFDPTNNHIPKDQHIVVGWGRDYYDVPPLKGVVYGSGQSKLKVAVDIAAVV; the protein is encoded by the coding sequence ATGATATTCAATATTACACATATTACCAAGTATGACTATAACGCTCCTGTAAGCTATTGTCATAATATTGCGACATTACGCCCTAGAGAATCAAAAGGCCAGGAACTGTTGGATTATGCCATTGAAATATCGCCTGAACCAGCTGAAATTACCGAGCGTAAAGACTTTTTTGGAAATTATATAACCCGTTTTTCCATTCAAACCGAGCATAGAACATTAAAAGTAACCACAAAGAGTAAGATTAAAAGAGAATACGCCCAATACCATGAATCATTCAATAGCGGGGAATGTAAAAATATTACCATGAACCATGCCCTAGCTGCATTACAGGGGATGGATGCGGAAACTTTGGAAGCTAAGCAATATGTGCTGGAATCTATTTTTATTAGAAGGACGGATAAGGCGATTAGGAACTATGCAGAATTGTCCTTTAAGGGCGATAGATCAGTTTTTGAAGCTGCATATGAATTGATGCAACGCATTTATACCGACTTTGATTTTGATTCGGAATTCTCCACTATTTCCACGCCAATAGAGGAAGTGATGAAAGAGAAAAAAGGAGTGTGTCAGGATTTTGCCCAAATAGCCATTGCTTGTATACGGTCTGTAGGGTTACCGGCACGCTATATAAGTGGTTATATAGAAACCTTGCCTGCTCCCGGTAAAGAAAAATTAATAGGAGCCGATGCTTCCCATGCATGGTTTGCTATTTATATTCCAGGTTTCGGTTGGGTAGATTTTGATCCAACGAACAACCATATACCCAAAGACCAACACATTGTGGTAGGCTGGGGTAGGGACTATTATGACGTGCCACCTTTAAAAGGGGTTGTTTATGGTAGTGGACAGAGTAAATTAAAAGTAGCGGTTGATATTGCTGCTGTGGTTTAA
- a CDS encoding tetratricopeptide repeat-containing sensor histidine kinase encodes MNNKLSIIIPQFIFLALFIFLIPNHSLAQVSKDSSLHYRKAILNPSQPQDLPSGVHYFTKKKERDIESKDTLNAIYDLRLLSIAEFKIGNNFSSENHIVEALNLIESMQTKDTLINSRVGLYNQLGRIYRASNNATEAIRTFDNALQIANKLSDSVIILNNKANIYKDLLDYKNALDIYSFLFEKRFDFANDYQTTLVTDNLGLVQSKLHIPEGLDNLKNALTLRQKNNDLIGQHASNTHLSEYYLDRKDTTKALFYAEKALSLSDKINSSSFKLESISLLMNMDKNPLIHEYKKLTDSIANAKQIAENKNAFLKYNVAEEQKKTQASILLQEIESRKRLAYQALAFIIFLILVGSYFIYRNRYRKAKIEEIYKTETRIAKKVHDEVANDMYKVMTSLENNSEIDTTILDEMEKIYTKTRDISRENSAIDLRKDFGKQLNDLLLGYKNSKVNIITRNLSKMPWDGISEMKKTAIYRVLQELMTNMRKHSHATFVTLVFEKEGKKIHINYRDNGVGCDLFKKNGLQHTESRITSINGTINFESKQGDGFKASIII; translated from the coding sequence ATGAACAACAAATTAAGCATAATCATCCCTCAATTTATATTCCTTGCTTTATTTATATTTCTAATACCCAATCACTCCTTAGCACAAGTTTCAAAAGATAGTTCACTACATTACAGAAAAGCAATTCTAAACCCTTCTCAACCTCAAGACCTGCCCTCTGGCGTTCACTATTTTACCAAGAAAAAAGAGCGGGATATAGAGTCAAAAGATACCTTAAATGCAATTTATGACCTTAGGCTGCTTTCTATAGCTGAATTTAAAATTGGTAATAATTTCAGTAGTGAAAATCATATTGTTGAAGCCCTTAATCTTATTGAGTCAATGCAGACCAAAGATACTTTGATCAACTCTAGGGTAGGTCTTTACAACCAATTAGGGCGTATTTATAGAGCATCGAACAACGCAACCGAAGCCATTAGAACTTTTGACAACGCATTACAAATTGCCAATAAACTAAGCGATAGTGTTATCATCTTGAACAATAAGGCCAATATCTACAAAGATCTTTTGGACTATAAAAACGCATTGGACATTTATTCGTTTCTATTTGAAAAACGTTTTGATTTTGCCAATGATTATCAAACCACCTTGGTAACCGATAATTTAGGTCTTGTACAGTCTAAACTTCACATTCCAGAGGGATTGGATAATTTAAAAAATGCTTTAACACTTCGTCAAAAAAATAATGACCTTATTGGTCAGCACGCGAGCAACACTCATTTATCAGAGTATTACTTGGATAGAAAAGACACTACAAAAGCATTATTCTATGCAGAGAAAGCGCTATCCCTTTCAGACAAGATCAACAGTAGTTCTTTTAAACTAGAATCCATATCATTACTTATGAATATGGATAAGAATCCTCTTATTCATGAATATAAAAAACTGACCGACAGCATAGCCAATGCCAAGCAAATAGCAGAGAACAAAAATGCATTTCTAAAATATAATGTAGCCGAAGAACAAAAGAAAACTCAAGCCAGTATACTATTACAAGAAATAGAATCACGTAAGCGGTTGGCTTACCAAGCCCTTGCCTTTATTATTTTTCTAATTCTCGTTGGTTCTTATTTTATCTACAGAAACCGATACAGAAAGGCTAAAATCGAAGAAATCTATAAAACCGAAACCAGAATTGCTAAAAAAGTGCATGATGAAGTTGCCAATGACATGTATAAAGTGATGACATCTCTTGAGAACAATTCAGAAATTGACACTACTATTTTAGATGAAATGGAAAAAATCTACACCAAAACACGAGATATTTCTAGAGAAAATAGTGCAATTGACCTTAGAAAAGATTTTGGCAAACAATTAAACGATTTATTGCTAGGATATAAAAATAGCAAAGTCAATATCATAACCCGTAACCTTTCTAAAATGCCTTGGGACGGTATTTCTGAAATGAAAAAAACAGCTATCTATAGGGTATTGCAAGAGCTCATGACCAATATGCGCAAACATAGCCACGCAACTTTTGTAACCCTAGTTTTTGAAAAAGAAGGAAAAAAAATTCATATTAATTATCGTGATAATGGCGTTGGATGTGATCTTTTTAAGAAAAATGGCCTTCAACATACGGAATCCCGTATCACTTCTATAAATGGAACTATTAATTTTGAATCCAAGCAAGGTGATGGCTTTAAGGCATCAATAATAATTTAA
- a CDS encoding DUF4287 domain-containing protein produces MEKALQTMIDNMPEKTGKSLNEWKTILKEKSFTKHSEGVNYLKKEHGVTHGFANTIVTLSKEENHAPTDLVDQQYKGKESLLPIYEKLLLVIKPFGDDITITPKKTSVSIIRKKQFALIKPATKTRIDLGLKIKDKPTTDRLESSGPFGSMCTHRVQLTDTNQVDEELTDWLKEAYEKAI; encoded by the coding sequence ATGGAAAAGGCACTGCAAACCATGATCGACAACATGCCTGAAAAGACAGGAAAATCATTGAACGAATGGAAGACCATTCTTAAAGAAAAGTCATTTACCAAACATTCTGAAGGTGTCAATTATTTAAAGAAAGAACACGGTGTTACCCACGGTTTTGCAAATACCATTGTTACCCTTTCAAAAGAAGAAAACCATGCTCCAACGGATTTGGTGGATCAGCAATACAAAGGGAAAGAAAGCCTACTCCCTATTTATGAAAAGCTGCTACTTGTAATAAAGCCTTTTGGAGATGATATTACCATAACCCCAAAGAAAACCTCTGTAAGTATCATTCGTAAAAAGCAATTTGCATTGATAAAACCTGCTACCAAAACTAGAATAGATTTAGGATTAAAAATAAAAGACAAGCCAACTACAGACCGACTTGAATCTTCTGGACCTTTTGGCAGTATGTGTACGCACCGTGTACAACTTACAGATACTAATCAGGTTGATGAGGAACTAACCGATTGGTTGAAGGAGGCATATGAGAAAGCTATTTAA